In Candidatus Atribacteria bacterium, a genomic segment contains:
- a CDS encoding biopolymer transporter ExbD gives MKFPHQNKKTARFDLTPLIDVVFLLLIFFMLTTTFVNLENRVQVNLPSGDFAAAKSSENVIVSITENNTIYLNGKLIDPLKLTESVATELKGEPEKIVVLEADKNVLHGKVIRVMDLLKKGGAEKIAIATQPAEEK, from the coding sequence ATGAAATTTCCTCACCAGAATAAAAAGACCGCGCGTTTTGATCTCACTCCTTTGATTGATGTGGTTTTTCTTTTATTGATATTTTTTATGTTAACTACTACTTTTGTTAATTTAGAAAACAGAGTACAAGTAAATTTACCCAGCGGGGATTTTGCAGCGGCTAAATCATCAGAAAATGTTATTGTAAGCATTACTGAAAATAACACCATTTACCTTAATGGAAAATTAATAGATCCTTTAAAGCTTACTGAGAGTGTAGCGACAGAGTTAAAGGGAGAGCCCGAAAAAATAGTGGTTTTAGAAGCGGATAAAAATGTACTCCATGGAAAGGTAATTAGAGTAATGGATTTACTGAAAAAGGGAGGAGCGGAAAAAATTGCTATTGCCACTCAACCCGCGGAGGAGAAATAA